In the Cylindrospermopsis raciborskii Cr2010 genome, GTACAATTGAAGGGTGATTGTCGCTATTTGGCTCAGATTGGAATTGATAAATTACACCAAGAATCTAAAAAAGGTATCTTACATAGCAGGAGACCAGGAATCAAAAAACTACTGGAACTGTGCCACAAAAATGGCGATCGCCCCATGGATATTTCTTTTGGATTAGGTCCACGTATTAATGCTGTTAGCAGGATTCATGGTGATGGAAGTTTCTGTGTAGAGCTATTAACTAGTAGAGATATTAAAAGGTGTGGTCAACTAGCACAAGAGACAGAATTAGCCAATTCTCGACGTAAATCATTGCAAAAAGATGTTCAAGAACAGGCCAGAAAAAAACTGGGGGAATTAGATTTATCTACCACCCATGTGATTGTTTTAGTAGATAGTCAATGGCCAGGTGGGGTCTTGGGTTTAGTTGCGGGTCAAATTGCTCAAGAAACAGGAAAACCAACTATCTTATTAAGTACAGATTCACTAGATAGTAAAACAAACTTAGCTCGCGGATCAGCTCGTTCAATTAACTCTATTGATTTATACCAACTAGTTCAAAAGCAGGCACATTTATTACATCGTTTTGGCGGACATCCCTTTGCTGCTGGACTAAGTTTATCTGTGGAAAATATCGGATTATTTACCGATGCGATTAACCAACAATTCCGATTATCTGTAGGGGGAATAAACCTCACACCCACAGTGCAGGCGGATCTAGTAGTAACTGTGGCAGATTTAGGCAGAGAATTATTTTTAGAGCTGAAACTTATGGAACCCTGTGGTATGGGAAATCCAGTGCCAAAATTACTAATTAAGAACTGTTGGTTTGAAAATATTTCCCATGAGAAAATTCAAGATTACCAGGGGAATAAAATTCAATATCTGAAAACCAAATTTCTGATGGGAGATGATTCTAGTCAACAACGGTTTCCCGGGATTTGGTGGGGACATGATAAAAATGACCTACCCCAGGGGAGATGTGATTGTATAGTGGAAATAGATATCAATAACAATAAAGCACAACCAGAGCATCAAATTAGATTAATTGATGTCCGTCCTACTAGTGACTTAGGAATTCACTTGGAAGTTCAATCTCACAAATCGGCAATGATTATAGATTGGAGAAATCAACCAAGTGAAAATTACCACGATTCAATATTGACCATTAAACACTGTCCCACCGGCTGGAATGAGGTAAAAGGTTGGTTGAAAACTGCCATTTCTCATCAAAAACACTTAGCTTTGGCTTGGTCACAGCCCAATTATCTCACACCTGAAGAAATTTGGTTGAACTTGGTGGGTATTGCCAAATTTTTGAGTCGCACCAATCAAAAAACAACTCGGTTAAAAGTTTTGCAGAAATTGGGTATCAATGACCAGAGCTTACATCTGGGATTGGAATCTTTAAAATCTCTAGGGTTTAGGGTTGATGGTGAGGGAGAGTTTTTAAAAATCACTTACCAGAATCCAGTTACTAGTTCAATGGATTATGAATTTGGCCCTCCAGCTAGTGATTATGGAAATATTAAAACTAAAATCGACTGTTTTTGCGCAGCAATCAGGGAAGAACAATTTCAAAAAGACTATTTTACCACAGTTCCCCTATCTATCATACAGTCCATTCTTTTAGTACAAATGTTTTAAACATATTTCTTAAAAACCCCCCACCAGTTCAACAAAATGCTATAATGGGGAAGGAATTTGGGCCTTTAAAGCAAAGAGTGATCAGGGTAACACCAATATGGTTGTTGATTGTGCGGTAAGGCAAGCAAATTCTAACTCTCCACGCGTTATTAGAGATGACCTACATGAATCAATCTGCGAAACCTTACTCACCACTGCGTGTAGCCCTAGTTGGTACAATGGTTGCTACCAGTGCTACCCTGTCTTTATTTGGTCAAGCATGGACTAAACAGGTTAAAGCCGCTTTACAAGACAGTCCGAAAGCACTGGTAGACCAAGTATGGCAACTTGTCAATCGGGACTATGTTGATGGTAAATTCAATCAACAAAATTGGCAAGCAATTAGACAAAGTCTATTAAGCAAAAACTACACATCCAAGCAAGAAGCTTATGTAGCCATCAGATCAGCTCTCCAAAAACTGGAAGATCCCTACACCAGATTTATGGATCCCAAACAATTTGAAGCCCTGACTAATCAAACCTCTGGTGAGGTGACAGGTATAGGGATTCGCATGGAAATCAATGAGCAAACCAAACGCTTGACTGTGGTAGAGCCTATACAAAATTCACCAGCAGATAAAGCGGGTATTAAAGCAGGGGATGAAATTATTGCCATAAATGGTAAATCCACTAGTAAAATGAAGATAGATGAAGCATCTAGCTTGATTCGCGGTCCTGCAGGAACTGCCATCACCCTGAAAATATCCAGACCAGGAAACAGTTTTCTTGATATCAAGTTAACAAGAGCAACTATTGAAGTACCAACCGTAAGATATATTTTAAAACGAGATAATGGACGTCGTATTGGCTATATTCGATTACAAGAATTTAGTAGTCATGCAGCGGAGCAGATGGATCGGGCAATTCGAGATTTGAATAATCAAAAGGTGGACTTTTATGTATTAGACCTGCGTGGTAATCCTGGTGGTTTACTGCAAGCTAGTATTGAAATAGCACGCATGTGGTTAGATAAAGGCGGTATTGTCAAGACTGTAGATCGGGTAGGCGGTAGCGAAGAAACCAAAGCCAATGGCACTGCGTTAACTAATAGACCCCTGGCCATATTGGTAGATGGTAACTCCGCCAGCGCCAGTGAAATTCTGACCGGCGCTCTTAAGGATAATAACCGAGCAGTAGTGGTAGGTAGTCAAACCTATGGTAAGGCCCTAGTACAATCAGTTCATGAGTTAATTGATGGATCTGGTTTAGCAATCACCATTGCCCATTATTATACTCCTAAAGGCACGGATATCAACAAAAAGGGTATTACACCCGATATTCAGCTAGATTTAACTCAAGCCCAAGAACGAGAGTTAGCAGCTAATCCCAATTTAATTGGAACCTTGAGTGACCCACAGTACGCTCGTGCAATTTCCGCTATCTTGGACAGTAAATTTGCCCAACCACCACAAAAAGTTGAAAATTTCTAGATTGGAGGGTGAGAATGACTAATGATATGCTAAGTTATTAGTAATTAGGTCAACGGTAAAATAGGGAAAATTTTCAATGTCAGCACAACTGTTACTGGTAGATGATGAACCGGGGTTACGCGAAGCTGTAAAGGAATACTTACAAGAAAGCGGTTTCGGTGTTCGAGTTGCCAGTAACGCCCGCGAAGGGTGGGAATTAATACAACAAAATACTCCCGACTTGGTAATTTCCGATATTATGATGCCCCAAGTTGATGGCTATCAGTTCCTCAAACAACTGCGAGATGACCCCCGATTGGCTTCGCTACCAGTTATCTTTTTAACCGCTAAAGGTATGACGGGCGATCGCATTCAAGGATATCAAGCAGGGGTAGATGCCTATTTATCAAAGCCTTTTGACCCAGATGAGCTGATCGCCATTATCAACAATTTACTAGAAAAGCGTATTTCCCAGACTACAGTTGCGGGTGAAGACAGTGAAAACATGGAAATTGCCAAGTTGGCCCATGAGATTGCCAAAATTAAAGATTTATTAACTCCTAGGATCGGTATATCTCAGACTCCACCACCGTTTACAATTGATTTAACCCCAAGGGAGCAAAGTGTCTTAAATCTCGTTGCCCAAGGATTAATGAACAAAGAAATTGCTCGTAAGTTGGAAACAAGTGTTCGTAATGTGGAGAAGTACGTCAGTCGTCTATTTAGCAAAACTGGTACCAATAGTCGTACGGAACTGGTGAGATTCGCTTTAGAACATGGCTTGGCCCAATAGTGGAATTGGTGGGGGGTTGGAAGCATAAGCTAGGATAGCGGAAAATTTGCTAGGATGATCCTTCACTATTTGTGTTCAGATTTATGAAATTAATTTGCTCTCAAAGCGATCTTAGTACCAATCTCGCCCTGGTCAGTCGTGCAGTACCATCTAGACCTACCCATCCCATATTAGCTAATGTACTCTTGCAAGCGGATGTAAATACGAATCAAGTTAGTTTAACAGCTTTTGATTTAAGCTTGGGTATTCGTACTAGTTTCACTGCGGAGGTGATAGAAGGTGGAGCAGTTGCTCTCCCTGCTAAAATCTTAGTGGATATTACTTCCCGTTTACCAGAGGGGGATATTACCCTAGATGACCAATCGGGAGACTCTACTACAGAAGGTATAAATTTTATTCTAAAGCCCAAAAATGGTAAGTATGAACTTAGGTCCATGGGGGCAGAAGAATTTCCTGAATTACCCTTAATTGAGAGTTCCAATCCTATCCAAATAACCACTGCAGCTCTAGTTGAGGGTTTAAAAGGTTCATTATTTGCTACTAGTAGTGATGAAACTAAGCAGGTTCTAACAGGGGTACATTTAACAGTTAAACAGGATGTCTTAGAGTTTGCAGCTACGGATGGACATCGGTTGGCGGTTTTAGAAACCATTAATGAACGTCCCCTGGAAAATGATGAACAACTGGAAGTGACCGTACCTGCTAGGGCATTACGAGAACTACAAAGAATGCTAAACCATAGTGCTTCAGAAGAGGCAGTATCTTTATGTTTAGACGAAGGTCAAATAGTATTTGCTTGGCAAAATCAACGTTTAACTAGTCGCACCCTGGAGGGTCAATACCCTTCCTATAGACAATTAATACCTCGTCAGTTTGAAAGACAACTGGTGTTGGAAAGGAAGCAATTTATCAGTACTTTGGAACGAATTGCCATATTAGCTGACCAGAAAAACAATATTGTTAAAATCAGTATGAATACTGGAGACCAGGAAATTACTTTATCTTGTGAAGCCCAAGATGTGGGTAATGCTACTGAGTCAATGCCCGCACAAATTTCCGGAGAAGATATTGATATTGCCTTTAATGTCAAGTATCTCCTAGAAGGACTGAAGGAATTGCCATCTACGGAAATTCAGATGCACTTGAATCAAAATCTCACCCCGGTGATTTTTACTCCCCTAGGTGGTTTAAAGATGACCTATTTAGCTATGCCCGTACAGTTGAGAAATTAAATTTAGTATTTAACTACTCAAAATCGTAATGACTGTGATATAGTTGGAATAGACTGTAAATAAACTGTCACAAAACCCACGCCGAAAATTTGATACAATGTGCTGAAGGAGAAGTATTTTAATGACTAGTCTTCGTGTTGGCCAACAGGCTCCCGATTTTACAGCCACAGCTGTGGTAGACCAAGATTTTAAGGCTGTCAAACTTGCTGAATATCGTGGCAAGTATGTGGTTCTGTTTTTCTATCCCTTGGATTTTACCTTTGTTTGCCCCACTGAGATCACAGCATTTAGCGATCGCTACGAAGAGTTCAAGAAATTGAACACAGAGGTATTAGGTATTTCTGTGGATAGTGAATTTTCTCACTTGGCGTGGATTCAAGCAGACCGCAAATCTGGTGGTGTTGGCGATTTGAACTATCCCCTGGTTTCAGATATTAAAAAAGAAATTAGCACTGCTTACAATGTTCTTGACCCCGATGCTGGGATTGCTTTGCGTGGTCTGTTTATCATTGACAAGGATGGGGTTATTCAACACGCTACCATAAATAACTTGGCTTTTGGTCGTAGCGTGGATGAGACCCTACGCATACTGCAAGCAATTCAGCACGTACAATCACATCCTGATGAAGTTTGTCCAGCTGGCTGGCAACCGGGTGAAAAGACCATGATTCCTGATCCTGTGAAGTCCAAAGTGTACTTTGCAGCAGTATAGAGTAAAATAGACCAGCGGAAAAATTCCTCCGCTGGTTATTCTTGACTTTAGGGGATAGCGTTTCTCAATTGTTTAAGGGTACGACCAATACCAACGAAACTTGCGTCTTGAGACAGACGTTTGAGAGTAGGTGGTTTACTTTCGATAACAATACCGTTGTAAGCAGTAATGGCAGCACTGAGCTTGTCAATGTTGACGCTAAATGCCGCACCTGCTTGTGCCACTGTATTATTACCTTTCCAATCCTTAGTGCTAACTAACATAGCACCGGGTGAAGATGCAGTGGAAGGTGAGAATAAACCGTTCAGCGCATTAACCAGTGCGATCGCCAGCTGGGGACTAATACCCGCCGATGTTAAAGCTGCTGTTATTCTTGCAGCAGCTTCCGTTACCCCTGGACGTGCAAGCACGAGGGTGACCAAGTCAGTAGTATTAGCGCTTGTGCCAAGCACTTGAACTATGTTAGGAACTAGCTGGTTTAGGGCTGATTGAACTTCTTGTGTAACCGCTAGAGTTGCACTTTGCCCCTCTCTGGTTACGATTATGCTCTCTGCATTAGGTATGAAGGTGACACCGCTTCCACCACTAGAACCTCCTGGAGTTGTTTTCCCGGTTGGTGGTGGTGGTTGTGTTGGTTGTACAGGATCTTGTGGAATTGATGGTGGTGAAGGCAATACATTTCCACTAGGACCTCCTGGTGTTGTGCTACCTCCCTCACTGGTCAATTGCAAAGATGCTAATAAGAACGGGACTAGACTTAAGGTAAAAATGAGACTTTTGGGTTTTAACATGATGATTATCTAATAAACTATAGTACCTATGTAATTACTTAGGTAAAAAATTGAACCCATAGCTGACGCTCAAAGAAAGTATGGTGCCACCAGGGCTATTATTAGTGATATCCGCACCCTGGGCTGTAATTGTTAAAGGTAAGGTAGGTATGGGAACATAGGAAGCACCAAGGTTAAAACCCACTCCACTCCAACCGAAACCTACACCCAATTGGGGTTGAACCTGCATACCCACACTGCCAAACACACCTGTGCTAGCAAATTCTTGTCTAAACGGACCACCCCCAGCGCCTAAGGAAACGGAGATAGGCATTTTATTGACCTCATCATCTGGCTGTAATAGGGAGTAACTAGTAACCACACCGTAAGCTCCAGAAGGGGTAACACCATCAGTACCATACTGGGCAAAATAGTTCCAACCTGCGGCCACAGCCACCTGGTTGTTACCCTGGGCATAGACAAGACGGTGAACTTTCAGGTCAAAGCTGCCATTAGCGCCAAACTTTCTAATACTATTGTTGCTGAAACCCAATTCTAAGGCTGCAAATTTGCTAGATTCCCCTATGCCAGCGCCAAGGTTAATGCCACCATCATACTGACCATCTCTAAGTTTACCGGGGGTAGTACCTGTTATTCCTATAAACACATCACCCGTGTTAGCACCAAAAGCACTTACACCCGCAAAAGTAAGTCCAGGGGGATAGGTAGGCTTTTGCACTTCCCGTGGTTTAGTTTTTACCAGAGGTTCAATTAGCAATTCTTGCCGAATTCTTCTTACTTCTTCCGGACTGATATTCTCAGCTTGTGAAATCTGTGGGGGAATGGACCTGGTTTCGTAGCCATTCTGATTGGTGACACCCTCTCCCGCGAATACAAGATCTGGAGACAGTACCAAAGTTAAAAGGATACTGGGCAAGGTTAGGGAGAGTGCTGAAAAAACTAAGCCCCGCTGATTGTAACCTGGTGTAAAATAAGGCTGTGTGTTGTTCAAAATATTACTCCTCACTGGACATTCTACCATAGTAAATGTTTGCCCGGCTATATTTTGTTGCTATAAGTAAGTTGGCGTTAAAAGACCAAACTATGTAAAGATAAATAGGATAAGTGGGTGAGTGGAATTAAACGCAAGATGAGCGTAGGTTGGGTTGAGGAACGAAACCCAACGCCCCCATGGGCATCCTACAAATAATTGTGCCTCCCTACTTAAACCTTTGCTTAGTGTATCATTAAAGTACCGGTTCATAAAACCCCTAGGTTTCGTATTTTTGTGTAAATTTTTGTGATGTTGTTATTTACTTGGAGTTATGGTTTAGGTGTTGTTCGGGAATTGTCTGTTGCTGGAGAAGGTTTTTTGGTATAACGACGTTCAAAAATTTCTGCGGATTTCTGATAATCCACCAGGGCGGCTGAAAAATTCCCAGTCAGAGTATATGCTGTAGCACGATTGATGTAGGCGTTAAAATCATCTGGATCAATTATAATTGCTAAGGTTGACACCTTGATAGAAGCAGCGTAGTCCTTTAAATAGTTAAACACATCACTCTGAATTGTATAACCATAACTGTTATTAGGGTCTAGACGAATAGCTTGCTTGGAAGATTCCAGTGCTGCTTGATACTTACCCAGCTTAATATAAGCCATACCTTGATGGGCATAAGCTATAGAATAACTGGGATTGAGGCGAATTGCCCGATTGAAATCCTCAAGAGCGGCCTGATCATTTTGTAACCAAATATAAGTCCAACCACGATTTAGATAACCATCCAAATAATTTGGATCCAAGGCAATTACCTGGTTAAAGTCGGAGAGGGCTTCTTCGTATCTTCTAAGCCAACTGAGGGCATACCCACGCTTGAAATAAGCTTCTGCATATTTGGGGTCAATTTTGATTGCCTGATCAAAATCATCTAGAGACTCTTTATAATTAAGCTGGTCTAACTTAGTAATACCTCTAGCATAAAAATCTCGTGCAGATTGGGGAGAATTTAAGCGTTCCTGTGGTACTTCCCCAGTAGCAGTAGTATTCCTTTGAATTGGCAGCTCTTTGACCAAGGGGTTATTGAAGTTCAAAAAAGTATTAATGGGAATGCCAGCATTAAATCCCGTTTTCTGTGATACTATTTCTCCCGTTTCTGTTTTACTCTTAGCTGATGTGTCAGCTAACCCGTGAATTCCCACCACCCTACCCTTAATATCAAAAACTGGGCCCCCGCTATTACCGGTAAGAGTTTTAGCATCGTAAATTAAACTATAACCGTTGATAGAAGTTCTACCGCGAGAAAGAACGATCCCTTTGGTAAAAGTAAAGTCCCTAGCTGAGCCAATTTTATTAAATACAGCTGGAAATCCGCCCACAAACACATCGGATGCTTCCGTCATTTGGTCAGAATCACCTACATTGGCTGTGGGATATTCCTGTGTAGCTACAAAGCTAACTAGGGCCAAATCAGGATCATTTTTAGTTGACTGTAGGACTACAATGTCTTTTGATTTAATAGGGTATTCTTTGCCATCATTTGTTCTTACAGAATAGGTAATGTCTTTAGCGCAGAGGATTTTTCCAGGTCTGTCTATAATATCACAGACCACGTGATTGGCGGTTAGTACAGAATAACGATTACCTTGTTTGGCAATAATTACTCCTGAACCCCCAGGGGTAACGTCACCCTCCGTATTAATTTGTACAGATGTCTTCTTAGCAATTTGTGCTATATCTTGGATACTGATAGTATCAGCAGCTATTGAAGTAGTAGATAAAACAGCTGTTGCAGCAGTGATAAGAGTTGTTACTAGTAGGGAGTTATTTGTTATTCCAAGTTTAAAATTCATTGTTTCTGCTCTTGAATGAAATCAACCACAGTAGCAATGGGGATGGCCCAACTTAAGGACTCAATTCTACGGTAATCTGCCCTGTTGGGTTTAGTCCCATCAGTAAAAATAAAGGCATTAATTCCTTGAAAGGGATACTTTAATAACCCGCTGATACCAACAAGTTCCCCCCGTTGGTTTAAAACGGGTCCTCCACTCATACCTTGGGTAAAATCATTGGTGAAACCCACCTTATAGCCACCAACTAGGGTTTTACGGAGATACATTTTGATCTTACCCGGTTGTAGCTTGAAAGCACCCAGTCCCCAATCCCGGGTTGTTTCTACTTTGGTGATATTGTCACCATTAAAAACAAAATGCCACGCTGGAAACCCAGATACATATACCACTTCCCCCTCAGATATATTTGGCGATCGGGAAAATTGCACAAATTGATAGTTTTCCCCACTGGTAAATTCCACCAGTGCTAGATCTAAAGAATGGGGATTGACTGTTGGTACTTGCTGTGCTTTGTAAATCTTACCATCAGGTGTTAAAACTTCATAACCACTCTCAGGACTATCCACTACCACGTGATCATTGGTCAAAACCGTGTAGGTTTGTCCTTCACGGTTGATAATCACTCCTGACCCAGATCCAGATTTAGTAAAAATTCTTACTGTTACTTTACTGGCAGTCCTGGCAGCGGCAAATTCAAATCCGGGATGGGGTGTGGAAGCTAGCAAGTTGGGTACAGTATGAGGATACACAATGGGGGAAAAAATTGTTGTCAGTAATGCCACAGACAATCTAAAGGATATGGGGTAAAACACAGCGATTCACTTAAAAAAGGAGCAGTTGATTGATTCTTTTCATTCGGGTAGAATTTACAGTTTGAACCTCCGATCAGAGTTTGCTGGTGGTCTTATTTGGTCGGAATCCTGGGGTTTTAGGTCATTCTGGTCGAGGACCTCACTTAATTCA is a window encoding:
- a CDS encoding S1 family peptidase — translated: MALLTTIFSPIVYPHTVPNLLASTPHPGFEFAAARTASKVTVRIFTKSGSGSGVIINREGQTYTVLTNDHVVVDSPESGYEVLTPDGKIYKAQQVPTVNPHSLDLALVEFTSGENYQFVQFSRSPNISEGEVVYVSGFPAWHFVFNGDNITKVETTRDWGLGAFKLQPGKIKMYLRKTLVGGYKVGFTNDFTQGMSGGPVLNQRGELVGISGLLKYPFQGINAFIFTDGTKPNRADYRRIESLSWAIPIATVVDFIQEQKQ
- a CDS encoding tetratricopeptide repeat-containing S1 family peptidase — protein: MNFKLGITNNSLLVTTLITAATAVLSTTSIAADTISIQDIAQIAKKTSVQINTEGDVTPGGSGVIIAKQGNRYSVLTANHVVCDIIDRPGKILCAKDITYSVRTNDGKEYPIKSKDIVVLQSTKNDPDLALVSFVATQEYPTANVGDSDQMTEASDVFVGGFPAVFNKIGSARDFTFTKGIVLSRGRTSINGYSLIYDAKTLTGNSGGPVFDIKGRVVGIHGLADTSAKSKTETGEIVSQKTGFNAGIPINTFLNFNNPLVKELPIQRNTTATGEVPQERLNSPQSARDFYARGITKLDQLNYKESLDDFDQAIKIDPKYAEAYFKRGYALSWLRRYEEALSDFNQVIALDPNYLDGYLNRGWTYIWLQNDQAALEDFNRAIRLNPSYSIAYAHQGMAYIKLGKYQAALESSKQAIRLDPNNSYGYTIQSDVFNYLKDYAASIKVSTLAIIIDPDDFNAYINRATAYTLTGNFSAALVDYQKSAEIFERRYTKKPSPATDNSRTTPKP
- the ctpB gene encoding carboxyl-terminal processing protease CtpB; this translates as MNQSAKPYSPLRVALVGTMVATSATLSLFGQAWTKQVKAALQDSPKALVDQVWQLVNRDYVDGKFNQQNWQAIRQSLLSKNYTSKQEAYVAIRSALQKLEDPYTRFMDPKQFEALTNQTSGEVTGIGIRMEINEQTKRLTVVEPIQNSPADKAGIKAGDEIIAINGKSTSKMKIDEASSLIRGPAGTAITLKISRPGNSFLDIKLTRATIEVPTVRYILKRDNGRRIGYIRLQEFSSHAAEQMDRAIRDLNNQKVDFYVLDLRGNPGGLLQASIEIARMWLDKGGIVKTVDRVGGSEETKANGTALTNRPLAILVDGNSASASEILTGALKDNNRAVVVGSQTYGKALVQSVHELIDGSGLAITIAHYYTPKGTDINKKGITPDIQLDLTQAQERELAANPNLIGTLSDPQYARAISAILDSKFAQPPQKVENF
- the recJ gene encoding single-stranded-DNA-specific exonuclease RecJ — its product is MKWILLENIEIPQDFLQAVQKQYHIRHGSKSKANFVAQILWQRGIRTELELVNFLDFKNYRPASSFEFGEEMNLAVNRLKAAVISKEKVGIWGDFDADGITSTALLWDGLGEFFPQYEQLTYYIPNRLTESHGLNFAGIERLAQQGCRLIVTCDTGSTNIDEIVYAQKLGIDLIVTDHHTLPTERPPVSAIINPRYLPETHSLFHLSGVAVAYKLVEALYETLPDIPQNPLEDLLDLVAIGLIADLVQLKGDCRYLAQIGIDKLHQESKKGILHSRRPGIKKLLELCHKNGDRPMDISFGLGPRINAVSRIHGDGSFCVELLTSRDIKRCGQLAQETELANSRRKSLQKDVQEQARKKLGELDLSTTHVIVLVDSQWPGGVLGLVAGQIAQETGKPTILLSTDSLDSKTNLARGSARSINSIDLYQLVQKQAHLLHRFGGHPFAAGLSLSVENIGLFTDAINQQFRLSVGGINLTPTVQADLVVTVADLGRELFLELKLMEPCGMGNPVPKLLIKNCWFENISHEKIQDYQGNKIQYLKTKFLMGDDSSQQRFPGIWWGHDKNDLPQGRCDCIVEIDINNNKAQPEHQIRLIDVRPTSDLGIHLEVQSHKSAMIIDWRNQPSENYHDSILTIKHCPTGWNEVKGWLKTAISHQKHLALAWSQPNYLTPEEIWLNLVGIAKFLSRTNQKTTRLKVLQKLGINDQSLHLGLESLKSLGFRVDGEGEFLKITYQNPVTSSMDYEFGPPASDYGNIKTKIDCFCAAIREEQFQKDYFTTVPLSIIQSILLVQMF
- a CDS encoding response regulator transcription factor, which gives rise to MSAQLLLVDDEPGLREAVKEYLQESGFGVRVASNAREGWELIQQNTPDLVISDIMMPQVDGYQFLKQLRDDPRLASLPVIFLTAKGMTGDRIQGYQAGVDAYLSKPFDPDELIAIINNLLEKRISQTTVAGEDSENMEIAKLAHEIAKIKDLLTPRIGISQTPPPFTIDLTPREQSVLNLVAQGLMNKEIARKLETSVRNVEKYVSRLFSKTGTNSRTELVRFALEHGLAQ
- the dnaN gene encoding DNA polymerase III subunit beta; protein product: MKLICSQSDLSTNLALVSRAVPSRPTHPILANVLLQADVNTNQVSLTAFDLSLGIRTSFTAEVIEGGAVALPAKILVDITSRLPEGDITLDDQSGDSTTEGINFILKPKNGKYELRSMGAEEFPELPLIESSNPIQITTAALVEGLKGSLFATSSDETKQVLTGVHLTVKQDVLEFAATDGHRLAVLETINERPLENDEQLEVTVPARALRELQRMLNHSASEEAVSLCLDEGQIVFAWQNQRLTSRTLEGQYPSYRQLIPRQFERQLVLERKQFISTLERIAILADQKNNIVKISMNTGDQEITLSCEAQDVGNATESMPAQISGEDIDIAFNVKYLLEGLKELPSTEIQMHLNQNLTPVIFTPLGGLKMTYLAMPVQLRN
- a CDS encoding peroxiredoxin — its product is MTSLRVGQQAPDFTATAVVDQDFKAVKLAEYRGKYVVLFFYPLDFTFVCPTEITAFSDRYEEFKKLNTEVLGISVDSEFSHLAWIQADRKSGGVGDLNYPLVSDIKKEISTAYNVLDPDAGIALRGLFIIDKDGVIQHATINNLAFGRSVDETLRILQAIQHVQSHPDEVCPAGWQPGEKTMIPDPVKSKVYFAAV